A window from Solanum stenotomum isolate F172 chromosome 5, ASM1918654v1, whole genome shotgun sequence encodes these proteins:
- the LOC125864018 gene encoding uncharacterized protein LOC125864018, with protein MNGAVKATIKNIKKIMRKMIDNHRGWHEMLSYALLGYRTTIRTSIRATPYLLVYGTEEVIPAEVEIPSLRIIQEAELSNADWVRNQIDQLTLIDDKRVVVDEYKGKFAPNWQGPYMVRKVLSVGALVLSKMDGTEWQKMINSDVVKRYYVYKFASRSSYSSIQRTWRSQKGKELPEIDNFSVDAGTVLCF; from the exons atgaatggagctgTAAAGGCCACCATAAAGAACATTAAGAAGATtatgaggaaaatgattgacaATCACAGAGGTTGGCATGAGATGTTGTCATATGCTTTATTGGGTTACAGAACGACCATCAGAACGTCAATCAGAGCTACTCCATACTTGttagtatatggaacagaagAAGTTATACCAGccgaagttgaaataccttcattgagaatcatccaagaagctgaattgagCAATGCTGATTGGGTTCGCAATCAGATTGACCAGTTAACATTGATTGATGATAAGAGAGtggttgtt GAtgagtacaaagggaaattcgcaccaaattggcaaggaccctacatggtccGCAAAGTGCTATCTGTAGGTGCCTTAGTCCTGTCAAagatggatggcaccgaatggcAAAAAATGATCAATTCAGATGTTGTCAAGAGATATTAT GTCTACAAGTTTGCCTCAAGATCATCATATTCCTCCATTCAACGAACATGGAGAAGTCAAAAAGGCAAGGAGCTCCCCgaaattgacaatttttctgtggatgcaggaacAGTTTTATGCTTCTAA
- the LOC125864880 gene encoding uncharacterized protein LOC125864880, which produces MATASVTLSPATVTLAARVGTNKSSQKRTKVKYISGLNSFEGLKAHNNAVSLGLPLSTEQSFANIVSSLRTTSSSQGKGGALSSTCNAAVEIFKIASIIPALVLVGVAVGFVLLRIEASVEEAD; this is translated from the coding sequence ATGGCAACAGCTTCAGTGACACTCTCTCCAGCAACAGTTACTCTAGCAGCCAGAGTTGGCACAAACAAGTCTTCCCAGAAAAGAACCAAAGTGAAGTACATTAGTGGCTTGAATTCATTTGAAGGGCTTAAGGCACATAACAATGCTGTCTCATTAGGCCTCCCTTTGAGTACTGAACAGTCATTTGCCAACATTGTTAGTTCCTTGagaacaacatcatcatcacaAGGCAAAGGTGGAGCTTTGTCTTCTACTTGCAATGCTGCTGTTGAGATTTTCAAGATTGCTTCCATTATTCCAGCCCTGGTTCTTGTTGGAGTTGCTGTTGGTTTTGTACTCCTTCGGATCGAAGCTTCTGTTGAGGAAGCTGATTGA
- the LOC125864017 gene encoding uncharacterized protein LOC125864017, producing MAAKLRFDCINKMAGYEACIIGLKMAIDMNIHELLMLCKRFRKIEFRHTSRTKYELADALATITSMIKHPDTSYIDPVDIKVKEKSIHCSHVEAEPDGLPWYFDIKK from the exons ATGGCAGCTAAACTCCGGTTTGATTGCATAAACAAAATGGCTGGGTATGAAGCTTGCATCATCGGTCTGAAGATGGCAATTGATATGAACATTCACGAGCTTCTG ATGTTGTGCAAaagatttcgcaagattgaaTTCAGGCACACTTCCAGGACAAAATatgagttggccgatgctctGGCCACCATTACTTCAATGATTAAACATCCGGATACAAGCTACATTGATCCAGTGGATATAAAGGTAAAAGAGAAGTCTATccattgttcacatgttgaagcAGAACCAGACggtttgccttggtattttgacataaaGAAGTAG
- the LOC125864867 gene encoding uncharacterized protein LOC125864867 translates to MGTFLGHLVPGLALALLGFWHAISTIRSNYHNGTTKFRSRFWYPFKSTPLPTLQYIDLILVLSFSVFCIVIQFIDLPSLHLSFKLHNIEHATMFLHLTVFAGFTLLAEISNLHEILHGILGILATSIFGQELFLLHYHSTDHVGLEGHYHWLLQLVVCISFISALVVTCFPSCFPAALVLSISVIFQGVWFMNMGFSLWFPHFVPQGCVMQSSEGHESSSVNGAIMCQTDEADSRARAMANLQFSWVIAAILIIVCGISLMFARNRADRTLLSKYEQLQNRGRDTPVTINCLK, encoded by the coding sequence ATGGGGACATTTCTTGGACATCTAGTACCTGGATTGGCCTTAGCCCTCCTTGGTTTTTGGCATGCAATTAGTACCATTAGATCCAACTATCATAATGGAACTACAAAATTCAGATCAAGGTTTTGGTACCCTTTCAAGAGTACTCCCCTTCCTACTCTACAATACATTGATCTCATTCTTGTCTTGTCATTCTCCGTATTTTGTATAGTTATCCAGTTCATAGACTTACCTTCTCTTCACTTATCATTCAAGCTTCATAATATTGAACATGCTACCATGTTCCTTCACTTGACTGTATTCGCGGGTTTTACTCTTCTTGCTGAGATAAGTAACTTACATGAGATCCTACATGGGATCTTAGGCATACTTGCTACATCTATTTTTGGTCAGGAGcttttcttgcttcattatCATTCAACTGATCATGTAGGACTTGAAGGTCATTACCACTGGCTGTTGCAGCTTGTCGTGTGTATTTCCTTTATCTCGGCTCTTGTTGTCACTTGCTTCCCTTCTTGTTTCCCCGCAGCACTTGTTCTTTCGATTTCAGTCATTTTCCAAGGTGTTTGGTTTATGAACATGGGATTTAGTCTATGGTTTCCGCACTTTGTTCCACAAGGATGTGTTATGCAATCAAGTGAAGGTCATGAAAGCAGCTCTGTGAATGGAGCAATCATGTGTCAAACGGATGAAGCTGATTCAAGAGCCCGAGCTATGGCGAACTTGCAGTTTAGCTGGGTAATTGCAGCTATCTTGATCATTGTGTGTGGTATTTCCCTTATGTTCGCTAGAAATCGAGCAGATAGGACTCTGTTGTCTAAGTATGAGCAGCTTCAGAATAGAGGCAGAGACACCCCTGTAACAATTAATTGTTTGAAGTAA